One window of the Streptomyces sp. NBC_00259 genome contains the following:
- the mrdA gene encoding penicillin-binding protein 2, translating into MSNIPETGRTPRVQIRLIVIQVLVFSLFATLGGRLWYLQIRNGDEYTDEAKSNHVQQVVQPAVRGSILDARGVPLADNETRLVVSASRTELMKMKDDGKGVLTRLAAVLGMKPKDVTDKVRLCDSKTPQPCWNGSPYQPIPVTDEATTQQALKIRESAEDFPGITAEPTAVRRYAAPGKANTSQVLGYLSPVTDEEIEKAKDTDSPFLRSDQVGRSGLERTYDKDLRGKAGVTRYEVDNLGRVIGLAQADKAEPGANVVTSIDARVQAVAEWELNNAMKEARKVFDDNTNTNYKADSGAVVVMEAKTGRVVAMASQPTYDPNAWVGGISAKDYARLTGKKSNFPLLNRAIQGQAAPGSIFKVVPTTAAVNAGYDFKGRYPCPSSYSIGNQVFKNFESQGHGSITLGQALEVSCDTVYYALAHQQWRKDGGLKPKKNAADWFYRTAHQFGLGAETGIDLPNEVTGRIPDRRWKQKFWEANKDYWCKIGKKGGDYIQQLSYENCLEGNLMRAGDSVNYSIGQGDTLVTPIQMATIYAAISNGGTLYNPTVGKAVIGADGKSVREIKPKSHGKLPMNAKTRELMNEALAGVATRGTAAWRFGGWPQDKIPMHAKTGTAEVHGKQTTSWFATYTKDYSIVMTISQGGTGSGASGPAVRNIYNALYGLDMEGKQDLKKALLPEPEKALPKIQPDGSIDAPQITPYEPVKPEPEEDKTLAGPPAATGRRD; encoded by the coding sequence GTGAGCAACATTCCCGAGACCGGGCGGACTCCCCGCGTCCAGATCCGGCTCATCGTCATCCAGGTCCTGGTCTTCTCCCTCTTCGCCACGCTCGGCGGACGTCTGTGGTATCTCCAGATCCGCAACGGCGACGAGTACACCGACGAGGCGAAGAGCAACCACGTACAGCAGGTCGTCCAGCCCGCCGTGCGCGGCTCGATCCTGGACGCCCGCGGCGTCCCGCTCGCCGACAACGAGACCCGGCTCGTCGTCTCCGCGTCCCGCACCGAGCTGATGAAGATGAAGGACGACGGCAAGGGCGTCCTCACCCGGCTCGCCGCCGTCCTCGGCATGAAGCCGAAGGACGTCACGGACAAGGTCCGGCTCTGCGACTCCAAGACCCCGCAGCCCTGCTGGAACGGCTCGCCGTACCAGCCGATCCCGGTCACCGACGAGGCCACCACCCAGCAGGCCCTGAAGATCCGCGAGAGCGCCGAGGACTTCCCCGGCATCACCGCGGAGCCCACCGCCGTGCGCCGCTACGCCGCTCCCGGCAAGGCCAACACCTCGCAGGTCCTCGGCTATCTCTCGCCCGTCACGGACGAGGAGATCGAGAAGGCCAAGGACACGGACTCGCCGTTCCTACGCTCCGACCAGGTCGGCCGCTCCGGACTCGAGCGCACGTACGACAAGGACCTGCGCGGCAAGGCCGGCGTCACCCGCTACGAAGTGGACAACCTCGGCCGGGTCATCGGCCTGGCCCAGGCCGACAAGGCCGAGCCCGGCGCCAACGTCGTCACCTCCATCGACGCCCGCGTGCAGGCGGTCGCCGAGTGGGAGCTCAACAACGCGATGAAGGAAGCCCGCAAGGTCTTCGACGACAACACCAACACCAACTACAAGGCCGACTCGGGCGCCGTCGTCGTCATGGAGGCGAAGACCGGGCGTGTCGTCGCCATGGCCTCCCAGCCCACGTACGACCCGAACGCCTGGGTCGGCGGCATCTCCGCCAAGGACTACGCGCGGCTCACCGGCAAGAAGTCCAACTTCCCGCTGCTGAACCGGGCCATCCAGGGACAGGCCGCCCCCGGCTCCATCTTCAAGGTCGTCCCCACCACCGCCGCGGTCAACGCCGGATACGACTTCAAGGGCCGCTACCCCTGCCCCAGCTCGTACTCCATCGGCAACCAGGTCTTCAAGAACTTCGAGTCCCAGGGCCACGGCAGCATCACCCTCGGCCAGGCCCTCGAGGTCTCCTGCGACACCGTCTACTACGCCCTCGCCCACCAGCAGTGGCGCAAGGACGGCGGCCTCAAGCCGAAGAAGAACGCGGCCGACTGGTTCTACCGCACCGCCCACCAGTTCGGCCTCGGCGCCGAGACCGGCATCGACCTGCCCAACGAGGTCACCGGCCGCATCCCGGACCGCCGCTGGAAGCAGAAGTTCTGGGAGGCGAACAAGGACTACTGGTGCAAGATCGGCAAGAAGGGCGGCGACTACATCCAGCAGCTCTCCTACGAGAACTGCCTCGAAGGCAATCTGATGCGCGCCGGTGACTCGGTCAACTACTCCATCGGCCAGGGCGACACGCTCGTCACCCCGATCCAGATGGCCACCATCTACGCGGCCATCTCCAACGGCGGCACGCTCTACAACCCGACCGTCGGCAAGGCCGTCATCGGCGCGGACGGCAAGAGCGTCCGCGAGATCAAGCCGAAGTCGCACGGCAAGCTGCCGATGAACGCCAAGACGCGCGAGCTGATGAACGAGGCGCTCGCCGGAGTCGCCACCCGCGGTACCGCCGCCTGGCGATTCGGCGGCTGGCCGCAGGACAAGATCCCCATGCACGCCAAGACCGGTACGGCCGAGGTCCACGGCAAGCAGACGACCTCGTGGTTCGCCACGTACACCAAGGACTACTCGATCGTCATGACGATCTCCCAGGGTGGTACGGGCTCCGGCGCGTCCGGCCCCGCGGTGCGCAACATCTACAACGCGCTCTACGGACTGGACATGGAAGGCAAGCAGGACCTGAAGAAGGCCCTGCTGCCGGAGCCGGAGAAGGCGCTGCCGAAGATCCAGCCCGACGGCTCCATCGACGCGCCTCAGATCACGCCGTACGAGCCGGTGAAGCCGGAGCCGGAAGAGGACAAGACCCTCGCGGGCCCGCCCGCCGCCACGGGGCGGAGGGACTGA
- the mreD gene encoding rod shape-determining protein MreD, producing the protein MRFNRMLLSTTLVVVALVIQVTVLARLQLPGAVPDLLLLTVLALALVYGHTSGALIGFGAGLLADLAPPADHAAGRYALVLCVIGYLAGLAKPENGRLTSATGPMVVVVAAAIGSTLLYAGVGALVGDTAARHVGLGSLLFTAAVYDLLLAPFTVPLIMALARRAENDPLAESQGGGTDVSSGWASTGTGLRIGRQRGGLRIKAARTRATRAGRIRGVKRL; encoded by the coding sequence ATGCGCTTCAACCGGATGCTGCTCTCCACCACGCTCGTCGTGGTCGCCCTCGTCATCCAGGTCACCGTCCTCGCCCGCCTCCAGCTCCCCGGAGCCGTACCCGATCTGCTGCTCCTCACCGTGCTGGCGCTCGCACTCGTGTACGGGCACACCAGCGGCGCCCTCATCGGCTTCGGCGCGGGACTGCTCGCCGACCTCGCCCCGCCCGCCGACCACGCCGCCGGCCGCTACGCCCTGGTGCTGTGCGTCATCGGCTATCTCGCCGGACTCGCCAAGCCCGAGAACGGCCGGCTGACGTCCGCGACCGGCCCGATGGTCGTGGTCGTCGCGGCGGCCATCGGCTCGACCCTGCTGTACGCGGGCGTCGGCGCCCTCGTCGGGGACACCGCCGCCCGCCATGTCGGCCTCGGCTCGCTGCTGTTCACCGCCGCCGTCTACGACCTGCTGCTCGCGCCGTTCACCGTGCCGCTGATCATGGCGCTCGCGAGACGGGCCGAGAACGATCCGCTCGCCGAGTCCCAGGGCGGCGGCACCGATGTCTCCAGCGGCTGGGCATCGACCGGCACCGGACTGCGCATCGGCCGCCAGCGCGGCGGGCTGCGGATCAAGGCGGCAAGGACGCGGGCCACCCGCGCCGGCCGCATCAGGGGAGTCAAGCGACTGTGA
- the mreC gene encoding rod shape-determining protein MreC, which yields MRDTKESRLLLVLLVAIAFALITVDIRGGEESPVDGARQAAAAVFGPVENGVAAAVDPVGNAIGAVRDSGERHDRIAVLERENAALKARLGSDDRNRSRLRQLDGMLKKAATGQYGIKGAEVIGIGAAQGFSWTVTIDAGSRDGIQRDMTVLNGDGLVGRVTTVGPGTSTVLLANDPDFTVGTRMERTDELGFATGQGDRPLSVQLLNGKAKVRKGDRLVTFGSQGDKPFVPGVPVGEVVRVDPAGGALTRNIYVRPYAAFTKLDIVGVVVQAPRTDPRDTVLPAKPKPTPTPTVTVTVTPSANGEGQAQGEDQTGDQTRDQTQDQTRDQAQGGDQAQDQDQDQNQGQGDPQATSTAAVTGRDDE from the coding sequence GTGAGGGACACGAAAGAGAGCCGGCTGCTCCTGGTCCTGCTGGTCGCCATCGCGTTCGCACTGATCACGGTGGACATCCGCGGAGGCGAGGAGTCACCGGTCGACGGCGCCCGGCAGGCCGCCGCCGCCGTCTTCGGACCGGTCGAGAACGGTGTCGCGGCCGCGGTGGACCCGGTCGGCAACGCCATAGGGGCGGTGCGTGACTCGGGCGAGCGCCACGACCGTATCGCCGTCCTGGAGCGGGAGAACGCGGCCCTCAAGGCGAGACTCGGCAGCGACGACCGCAACCGCAGCCGGCTCCGTCAGCTCGACGGCATGCTCAAGAAGGCGGCGACCGGCCAGTACGGAATCAAGGGTGCCGAGGTCATCGGGATAGGAGCCGCCCAGGGCTTCTCCTGGACGGTGACCATCGACGCCGGTTCCCGTGACGGCATCCAGCGCGACATGACCGTCCTCAACGGTGACGGCCTGGTCGGCCGCGTCACCACCGTCGGCCCGGGCACCTCGACCGTGCTTCTCGCCAACGACCCCGACTTCACGGTCGGTACACGCATGGAGCGGACCGACGAGCTGGGCTTCGCCACCGGTCAGGGCGACCGGCCGCTGTCCGTGCAGCTCCTCAACGGCAAGGCCAAGGTGCGCAAGGGCGACCGGCTGGTCACCTTCGGCTCGCAGGGCGACAAGCCGTTCGTGCCCGGGGTGCCGGTCGGCGAGGTCGTCCGGGTCGACCCCGCGGGCGGCGCCCTCACGCGGAACATCTACGTCCGTCCGTACGCCGCCTTCACCAAGCTGGACATCGTCGGCGTCGTCGTCCAGGCGCCCCGTACGGACCCGCGCGACACGGTCCTGCCGGCGAAGCCGAAGCCGACGCCCACGCCCACGGTGACCGTCACGGTCACCCCGTCGGCGAACGGCGAAGGCCAGGCTCAGGGCGAGGACCAGACCGGGGATCAGACCCGGGACCAGACGCAGGACCAGACCCGGGACCAGGCCCAGGGCGGGGATCAGGCGCAGGACCAGGATCAGGATCAGAATCAGGGCCAGGGCGATCCCCAGGCCACCAGCACCGCCGCCGTCACCGGCCGCGACGACGAGTAG
- a CDS encoding rod shape-determining protein — MSFIGRDMAVDLGTANTLVYVRGRGIVLNEPSVVAINTNTGGILAVGAEAKKMIGRTPGNIVAVRPLKDGVIADFEITERMLRYFILKIHKRRWAARPRIVVCVPSGITGVERRAVIEASTQAGARQVHIIEEPMAAAIGAGLPVHEATGNMVVDIGGGTTEVAVISLGGIVTAQSIRVAGDELDNAIIQHIKKEYSLLLGERTAENIKLTIGSAYALDKEEHTEIRGRDLVSGLPKTVVVSAAEVRKAIEEPVNAIVDAVKTTLDKCPPELSGDVMDRGIVLTGGGALLRGLDERLRRETGMPIHIAEDPLDSVALGSGKCVEEFEALQQVLDAQPRR; from the coding sequence ATGTCGTTCATCGGCCGTGACATGGCTGTCGACCTCGGGACCGCCAACACGCTGGTGTACGTCAGGGGTCGGGGGATCGTCCTCAACGAGCCGTCCGTGGTCGCCATCAACACCAACACCGGCGGCATCCTCGCGGTGGGTGCCGAGGCCAAGAAGATGATCGGCCGTACCCCCGGCAACATCGTGGCGGTCCGCCCGCTGAAGGACGGCGTCATCGCCGACTTCGAGATCACCGAGCGGATGCTCCGCTACTTCATCCTCAAGATCCACAAGCGTCGCTGGGCGGCCCGCCCGCGCATCGTCGTGTGTGTGCCCTCCGGTATCACCGGGGTCGAGCGCCGCGCGGTCATCGAGGCATCCACCCAGGCCGGCGCGCGCCAGGTGCACATCATCGAGGAGCCGATGGCGGCCGCCATCGGAGCCGGCCTCCCGGTCCACGAGGCCACCGGCAACATGGTGGTGGACATCGGCGGCGGCACCACCGAGGTCGCCGTCATCTCCCTCGGAGGAATCGTCACGGCACAGTCGATCCGGGTCGCCGGCGACGAGCTGGACAACGCGATCATCCAGCACATCAAGAAGGAGTACAGCCTCCTCCTCGGTGAGCGGACCGCCGAGAACATCAAGCTCACCATCGGTTCGGCGTACGCGCTGGACAAGGAGGAGCACACCGAGATCCGCGGCCGCGACCTGGTCTCGGGCCTGCCGAAGACCGTCGTCGTCTCCGCCGCCGAGGTCCGCAAGGCCATCGAGGAGCCGGTCAACGCGATCGTCGACGCCGTGAAGACCACCCTCGACAAGTGCCCGCCGGAGCTGTCCGGTGACGTCATGGACCGGGGCATCGTCCTCACGGGCGGTGGCGCTCTGCTGCGCGGCCTCGACGAGCGGCTGCGCCGTGAGACCGGTATGCCCATCCACATCGCCGAGGACCCGCTGGACTCGGTGGCGCTCGGTTCGGGCAAGTGCGTCGAGGAGTTCGAGGCGCTCCAGCAGGTGCTGGACGCCCAGCCCCGCCGATAG
- the ndk gene encoding nucleoside-diphosphate kinase yields MSQRTLVLLKPDAVRRGLIGEIIGRIERKAGWQITALELRELDQDTLEQHYGEHKGKPFYEPLVGFMASGPVVALVVEGERVIEGVRALAGPTDPIAAAPGSIRGDYGTIVRENLIHASDSEESAARELKIFFPGLS; encoded by the coding sequence GTGAGCCAGCGCACGCTCGTCCTGCTCAAGCCCGACGCCGTACGCCGCGGCCTGATCGGCGAGATCATCGGCCGTATCGAGCGCAAGGCCGGCTGGCAGATCACCGCTCTGGAGCTGCGCGAGCTGGACCAGGACACCCTGGAGCAGCACTACGGCGAGCACAAGGGCAAGCCCTTCTACGAGCCGCTCGTCGGCTTCATGGCCTCCGGTCCCGTCGTCGCCCTGGTCGTCGAGGGCGAGCGCGTCATCGAGGGAGTGCGCGCCCTGGCCGGCCCGACCGACCCGATCGCCGCGGCCCCCGGCTCCATCCGCGGCGACTACGGCACGATCGTCCGGGAGAACCTGATCCACGCCTCGGACTCCGAGGAGTCCGCGGCCCGTGAGCTGAAGATTTTCTTCCCCGGTCTTTCCTGA
- a CDS encoding DUF4233 domain-containing protein, with protein sequence MRTLCASTLIGEFFVIGFAGLVAMKDPGLSSATVWTVSGVAMLLSVLLCGMITRPGGVQLGWALQFGLIASGFVVPTMFFLGAVFAGLWWASVHYGRKVDEAKARWAAQQAEGGPAEPDAA encoded by the coding sequence ATGCGTACGCTCTGTGCGTCCACACTGATCGGCGAGTTCTTCGTGATCGGTTTCGCCGGACTGGTGGCGATGAAGGATCCCGGTCTGTCGTCGGCCACGGTCTGGACCGTGAGCGGTGTCGCGATGCTGCTGTCGGTCCTGCTGTGCGGGATGATCACCCGCCCCGGCGGGGTGCAGCTCGGCTGGGCCCTGCAGTTCGGCCTGATCGCCAGCGGTTTCGTGGTGCCCACGATGTTCTTCCTCGGCGCGGTCTTCGCGGGCCTGTGGTGGGCGTCGGTCCACTACGGCCGCAAGGTCGACGAGGCGAAGGCGCGCTGGGCGGCGCAGCAGGCCGAGGGGGGTCCCGCAGAGCCTGACGCTGCGTGA
- the folC gene encoding bifunctional tetrahydrofolate synthase/dihydrofolate synthase, with product MSDQQPEPFDERDDEFEAIVDAETDRDPDLAVIEAGSRTLRTQAGSPLGEQVPSRPADPEVDKALREVEQELAGRWGETKLEPSVSRIAALMDVLGEPQRAYPSIHITGTNGKTSTARMIEALLGAFELRTGRYTSPHVQSITERISLDGAPIDAERFIETYQDVKPYVEMVDAAQEFRLSFFEVLTGMAYAAFADAPVDVAVVEVGMGGSWDATNVIDGSVAVITPIDLDHTDRLGTTPAEIAGEKAGVIKQGATVILAQQPVDAAQVMLKKAVEVDATVAREGMEFGVGSREVAVGGQLLTLRGLGGEYEGIFLPLYGAHQAHNAAVALAAVEAFFGIGAQHARTLDLETVRTAFASVVSPGRLEVVRRSPTVVLDAAHNPAGARAAAEGITEAFGFSRLVGVVGASADKDVKALLEAFEPIFTEIVVTQNSSHRAMDADELAAIAVEVFGDDERVVVEPRLDDALEAAITLAEEEAEYSGAGVLVTGSVITVGEARLLLGRG from the coding sequence GTGAGTGACCAGCAGCCAGAGCCCTTCGACGAGCGCGACGACGAGTTCGAAGCGATCGTCGACGCCGAGACCGACCGTGACCCCGATCTGGCGGTGATCGAGGCCGGGAGCCGTACGCTGCGCACCCAGGCCGGATCGCCCCTCGGCGAGCAGGTGCCGAGCCGGCCCGCCGACCCGGAGGTGGACAAGGCACTCCGCGAGGTCGAGCAGGAGCTCGCCGGCCGCTGGGGCGAGACGAAGCTGGAGCCGTCCGTCAGCCGGATCGCCGCCCTGATGGACGTGCTGGGCGAGCCCCAGCGTGCCTATCCGTCCATCCACATCACCGGCACCAACGGCAAGACGTCCACGGCCCGCATGATCGAGGCGCTGCTCGGCGCCTTCGAGCTGCGCACCGGTCGGTACACCTCGCCCCACGTCCAGTCGATCACCGAGCGGATCAGCCTGGACGGCGCCCCCATCGACGCCGAGCGCTTCATCGAGACGTACCAGGACGTCAAGCCGTACGTGGAGATGGTCGACGCCGCCCAGGAGTTCCGGCTCTCCTTCTTCGAGGTGCTCACGGGCATGGCGTACGCCGCGTTCGCCGACGCGCCCGTGGACGTGGCCGTGGTCGAGGTCGGCATGGGCGGCAGCTGGGACGCGACCAACGTGATCGACGGCTCGGTGGCCGTGATCACCCCGATCGACCTGGACCACACGGACCGGCTCGGCACCACGCCCGCCGAGATCGCGGGCGAGAAGGCCGGCGTCATCAAGCAGGGCGCGACGGTGATCCTCGCGCAGCAGCCGGTGGACGCGGCGCAGGTGATGCTGAAGAAGGCCGTCGAGGTGGACGCGACGGTGGCCCGTGAGGGCATGGAGTTCGGTGTCGGCTCGCGGGAGGTCGCGGTCGGCGGCCAGCTGCTGACGCTGCGCGGACTCGGCGGGGAGTACGAAGGGATCTTCCTTCCGCTGTACGGCGCCCACCAGGCGCACAACGCGGCGGTGGCCCTGGCCGCGGTGGAGGCCTTCTTCGGGATCGGCGCGCAGCACGCGCGGACGCTGGACCTGGAGACGGTGCGTACCGCGTTCGCGTCCGTCGTGTCCCCGGGCCGGCTGGAGGTCGTGCGCCGCAGCCCGACCGTCGTCCTGGACGCCGCGCACAACCCGGCGGGAGCGCGGGCGGCCGCCGAGGGCATCACGGAGGCGTTCGGGTTCTCGCGGCTCGTCGGTGTGGTGGGCGCGAGTGCCGACAAGGACGTGAAGGCCCTTCTCGAAGCCTTCGAGCCGATCTTCACGGAGATCGTCGTCACGCAGAACTCCAGCCATCGCGCGATGGACGCCGATGAGCTGGCCGCGATCGCCGTGGAGGTCTTCGGCGACGACGAGCGGGTGGTCGTCGAGCCGCGGCTCGACGACGCGCTGGAGGCGGCGATCACGCTCGCCGAGGAGGAGGCGGAGTACTCGGGCGCGGGCGTCCTGGTGACCGGCTCCGTGATCACGGTCGGCGAGGCCCGGCTGCTGCTGGGGAGGGGCTGA
- a CDS encoding sensor histidine kinase, with protein MEGVPHTPATLALRRAVAAVRRYADRAAVSSRAVDAVTALSCFALMLLDVPGVAEADNSLGRVSATTVLAAGAATLLLRRRLPWAPYLVGLAFLGWLHELTLIQFALYSLGRFRGRAAGIVGTLGYVALAYTLFSTPLWPSHRGDSLSDFLSLVVPIGVLASGVGIAAHRQDLLRELDARQAEAAALQAVQQERTSVARDVHDLVGRELTVLAVRAEVLASRARGERHGADFEELADTARRAHHTLNEIIVRRADERNATPGLEGLRALAEEGARIGSPVELTIADEARGISPLRQTAVYRVVQECLTNAAKHAPGETVSVRIGVEGPRLRIEVRNPLGDEDPDREPVSSGTGTLSMRERVESMGGTLTAGPRDGAYHVRALLPAGL; from the coding sequence ATGGAGGGCGTGCCGCACACGCCCGCCACCCTCGCGCTGCGCCGCGCCGTCGCCGCGGTGCGGAGGTACGCGGACCGCGCGGCGGTGTCGTCGCGCGCCGTCGACGCCGTGACGGCGTTGAGCTGTTTCGCGCTGATGCTGCTCGACGTCCCCGGGGTCGCGGAGGCGGACAACTCACTGGGCCGGGTGAGCGCGACCACCGTTCTGGCGGCGGGGGCGGCGACGCTGCTGCTGCGGCGCCGGCTGCCATGGGCGCCGTACCTGGTCGGGCTGGCCTTCCTGGGCTGGCTGCACGAGCTGACGCTGATCCAGTTCGCGCTGTACTCGCTGGGACGCTTCCGGGGCCGCGCCGCGGGCATCGTGGGCACGCTGGGATATGTGGCACTCGCGTACACCCTGTTCAGCACGCCCCTGTGGCCGTCCCACCGGGGTGACTCGCTGAGCGACTTCCTGAGCCTCGTCGTACCCATCGGGGTGCTCGCGTCGGGCGTCGGGATCGCCGCGCACCGGCAGGACCTGCTGAGGGAGCTGGACGCGCGGCAGGCCGAGGCGGCGGCGCTCCAGGCCGTGCAGCAGGAGCGCACCTCGGTGGCCCGGGACGTGCACGACCTGGTGGGCAGGGAGCTGACGGTGCTCGCGGTGCGCGCCGAGGTGCTGGCGTCCCGGGCGCGGGGCGAGCGGCACGGCGCGGACTTCGAGGAGCTGGCGGACACGGCGCGGCGGGCCCATCACACACTGAACGAGATCATCGTGCGGCGGGCCGACGAGCGGAACGCGACGCCCGGTCTCGAAGGGCTGCGGGCGCTCGCGGAGGAGGGCGCGCGGATCGGCAGTCCGGTGGAGCTGACGATCGCCGACGAGGCCCGGGGCATCTCGCCGCTGCGGCAGACGGCGGTGTACCGGGTGGTGCAGGAGTGTCTGACGAACGCCGCGAAGCACGCGCCGGGGGAGACGGTGAGCGTGCGGATCGGTGTGGAGGGACCCCGGCTGCGGATCGAGGTGCGCAATCCGCTGGGGGACGAGGACCCGGACCGGGAGCCCGTGTCCAGCGGTACGGGCACGCTCTCGATGCGGGAGCGGGTGGAGAGCATGGGCGGCACGCTGACGGCCGGCCCGCGGGACGGCGCGTACCACGTACGGGCGTTGCTCCCTGCCGGGCTCTGA